One Dermacentor silvarum isolate Dsil-2018 chromosome 10, BIME_Dsil_1.4, whole genome shotgun sequence genomic window carries:
- the LOC119431039 gene encoding U-scoloptoxin(18)-Er1a-like, which produces MNKTIATAALLLLAAAAVSSASGEDIGQVPVGPLAKDVEVGGFCRFSGECRSKCCVKVFPRGDQAGSPRQCRHFAEPGEPCSDEQIKGGVYVNGCPCRVGQCGRNGYCQ; this is translated from the exons ATGAACAAGACAATTGCCACCGCCGCTTTGCTGCTACTTGCCGCTGCCGCAGTATCGTCAGCATCCGGAGAGGACATCGGGCAAGTCCCCGTGGGCCCGCTTGCGAAG GACGTAGAAGTGGGCGGCTTTTGCCGGTTTAGCGGCGAGTGCCGTTCGAAGTGCTGCGTGAAGGTGTTCCCCAGGGGCGACCAGGCCGGCAGTCCGAGGCAGTGCCGGCACTTCGCTGAACCAGGCGAGCCATGCAGCGACGAGCAGATCAAGGGAGGCGTCTACGTGAACGGATGTCCCTGCCGCGTCG gCCAGTGCGGAAGGAACGGCTACTGTCAATGA